gaagcgaatggggttctgactccacctaaagcgAATTGGGgtttgactccacctaaagttaatggggttctgactccacctagaagcgactggggttctgactccacctaaatttaatggggttctgactccacctaaagtgaatggggttctgactccaccttgAAGCGAATGTGGTTCTGACTCCACCTTGAAGTGattggggttctgactccacctaaagttaatgtggttttgactccacctaaagttaatgtggttttgactccacctaaagttaatatGGTTCTGACTCCCACCCTAAAGTGAATGTATTATTTCTCCTCTCCCCAGTTATGAATAATGTGCAGTGTTCTGACTCCCACCTATAAATGAGAACAACAAGTGTACCAACAAGGAGAACCCTGAGTGTGATGGAACACCTGGACTGTGAGGACAAATCAGATGAGGCCAACTGTGGTAAGACACTCCCTCTGTCCCTTCAACACAACATGGTTCACATAATGATCAGTCATTATATTCTATGGTCCAATACACCATGGTTCACACAATGATCAGTCATTATATTCTATGGTCCAATACACCGTGGTTCACACAATGATCAGTCATTATATTCTATGGTCCAATACACCGTGGTTCACACAATGATCAGTCATTATATTCTATGGTCCAATACACCGTGGTTCACACAATGATCAGTCATTATATTCTGGTCCAATACACCGTGGTTCACATAATGATCAGTCATTATATTCTATGGTCCAATACACCGTGGTTCACACAATGATCAGTCATTATATTCTATGGTCCAATACAACATGGTTCACACAATGATCAGTCATTATATTCTATGGTACAATACACCGTGGTTCACACAATGATCAGTCATTATATTCTATGGTCAATACACCGTGGTTCCACACACAATGAGCTGTAACTGTTAACTACAGATTTATAAACATATTTTTACTTTTATAACCCCTTTTCTAAATATCTGAATGTAAAATGTGATTGCCTAATGCATTAGTCTCAGTGTAGTAGTCTGTTGTTGACTAATACATTAGTCTCAGTGTAGGAGTCTGTTGTTGACTAATACATTTGTCTCAGTGTAGGAGTCTGTTGTTGACTAATACATTAGTCTCAGTGTAGGTCTGTTGTTGACTAATGCATTAGTCTCAGTGTAGGAGTCTGTTGTTGACTAATGCATTAGTCTCAGTGTAGGAGTCTGTTGTTGACTAATGCATTAGTCTCAGTGTAGGAGTCTGTTGTTGAGTAATGCATTAGTCTCTGTGTAGAGTCTGTTGTTGACTAATACATTAGTCTCAGTGTAGGAGTCTGTTGCTGGGATCTAATACATTAGTCTCAGTGTAGGAGTCTGTTGTTGACTAATACATTAGTCTCAGTGTAGGAGTCTGTTGTTGACTAATACATTAGTCTCAGTGTAGAGTTCGTTGTTGACTAATACATTAGTCTCAGTGTAGGAGTCTGTTGTTGACTAATACATTAGTCTCAGTGTAGTAGTCTGTTGTTGACTAATACATTAGTCTCAGTGTAGGAGTCTGTTGTTGACTAATGCATTAGTCTCAGTGTAGGAGTCTGTTGTTGACTAATACATTAGTCTCAGTGTAGAGTCTGTTGTTGACTAATACATTAGTCTCAGTGTAGGAGTCTATTTGTTGACTCAATACATTAGTCTCAGTGTAGGAGTCTGGTGTTGACTAATACATTAGTCTCTGTGTAGGAGTCTGGTGTTGACTAATACATTAGTCTCAGTGTAGGAGTCTGGTGTTGACTAATACATTAGTCTCAGTGTAGGAGTCTGTTGTTGACTAATACATTAGTCTCAGTGTAGGAGTCTGTTGTTGACTAATACATTAGTCTCAGTGTAGGAGTCTGTTGTTGACTAATACATTAGTCTCAGTGTAGTCTGTTGTTGACTAATACATTAGTCTCGGTGTAGGAGTCTGTTGTTGACTAATACATTAGTCTCAGTGTAGAGTCTGTTGTTGACTAATACATTAGTCTCAGTGTAGGAGTCTGTTGTTGACTAATACATTAGTCTCAGTGTAGGAGTTCTGTTGTTGACTAATACATTAGTCTCAGTGTAGGAGTCTGTTGTTGACTAATACATTAGTCTCTGTGTAGGAGTCTGTTGTTGACTAATACATTAGTCTCAGTGTAGGAGTCTGGTGTTGACTAATACATTAGTCTCTGTGTAGGAGTCTGGTGTTGACTAATACATTAGTCTCAGTGTAGGAGTCTGTTGTTGACTAATACATTAGTCTCGGTGTAGGAGTCTGTTGACTAATACATTAGTCTCAGTGTAGGAGTCTGTTGACTAAATGCTGATTTGTGTTGTTTCAGATTGTGGGCGGAGCCTGTTTAAAACTAGCCGTATCGTGGGTGGACAGGACGCAGAAGAAGGGGAGTTCCCGTGGCAGGTCAGCCTCCACATTAAGAACAGTGGTCACGTGTGTGGTGCTTCCATCATCAGCCAGCGCTGGCTGGTTACTGCTGCTCACTGTGTACAGGATGACGCCAAGACCAGGTACTTTCGGGTGATTCTCCCTGTGTGCGCCTGCCAccgtgtggtggtagtgtgtttaCCCagcttaaagtgtgtgtgtgtgtgtgtgtgtgtgtgtgtgtgttcagtcctaaccaggtgtgtctctccaggtattcccagccaggtgtatgggaggtgtgtgtgttcagtcctaaccaggtgtgtctctccaggtattcccagccaggtgtatgggaggtgtgtgtgttcagtcctaaccaggtgtgtctctcaggtattcccagccaggtgtatggggaggtgtgtgtgttcagtctaaccaggtgtgtctctccaggtattcccagccaggtgtatgggaggtgtgtgtgttcagtcctaaccaggtgtgtctccccaggtattcccagccaggtgtatgggaggtgtgtgtgtgttcagtcctaaccaggtgtgtctctccaggtattcccagccaggtgtatgggaggtgtgtgtgttcagtcctaaccaggtgtctccaggtattcccagccaggtgtatgggaggtgtgtgtgttcagtcctaaccaggtgtgtctctccagggattcccagccaggtgtatgggaggtgtgtgtgttcagtcctaaccaggtgtgttctccaggtattcccagccaggtgtatgcctgggaggtgtgtgttcagtcctaaccaggtgtgtctctccaggtattcccagccaggtgtatgggaggtgtgtgtgttcagtcctaaccaggtgtgtttctccaggtattcccagccaggtgtatgttcagtcctaaccaggtgtgtctctccaggtattcccagccaggtgtatgggaggtgtgtgtgttcagtcctaaccaggtgtgtttctccaggtattcccagccaggtgtatgggaggtgtgtgttcagtcctaaccaggtgtgtctctccaggtattcccagccaggtgtatgggaggtgtgtgtgttcagtcctaaccaggtgtgtctctccaggtattcccagccaggtgtatgggaggtgtgtgtgtgttcagtcctaaccaggtgtgtctctccaggtattcccagccaggtgtatgggaggcgtgtgtgttcagtcctaaccaggtgtgtctctccaggtattcccagccaggtgtatgggaggtgtgtgttcagtcctaaccaggtgtgtctccccaggtattcccagccaggtgtgtctccccaggtattcccagccaggtgtatgggaggtgtgtgtgttcagtcctaaccaggtgtgtctctccaggtattcccagccaggtgtatgggaggtgtgtgttcagtcctaaccaggcgtgtctctccaggtattcccagccaggtgtatgggaggtgtgtgttcagtcctaaccaggtgtgtctctccaggtattcccagccaggtgtatgggaggtgtgtgtgttcagtcctaaccaggtgtgtctctccaggtattcccagccaggtgtatgggaggcgtgtgtgttcagtcctaaccaggtgtgtgtctccaggtattcccagccaggtgtatgggaggtgtgtgtgtgttcagtcctaaccaggtgtgtctctccaggtattcccagccaggtgtatgggaggtgtgtgtgttcagtcctaaccaggtgtgtctctccaggtattcccagccaggtgtatgggaggtgtgtgtgttcagtcctaaccaggtgtgtctctccaggtattcccagccaggtgtatgggaggtgtgtgtgttcagtcctaaccaggtgtgtctctccaggtattcccagccaggtgtatgggaggtgtgtgtgttcagtcctaaccaggtgtgtctctccaggtattcccagccaggtgtatgggaggtgtgtgtgttcagtcctaaccaggtgtgtctctcccaggtattcccagccaggtgtatgggaggtgtgtgtgttcagtcctaaccaggtgtttctccaggtattcccagccaggtgtatgggaggtgtgtgttcagtcctaaccaggtgtgtttctccaggtattcccagccaggtgtatgttcagtcctaaccaggtgtgtctctccaggtattcccagccaggtgtatgggaggtgtgtgtgttcagtcctaaccaggtgtgtttctccaggtattcccagccaggtgtatgggaggtgtgtgttcagtcctaaccaggtgtgtctccccaggtattcccagccaggtgtgtctccccaggtattcccagccaggtgtatgggaggtgtgtgtgttcagtcctaaccaggtgtgtctctccaggtattcccagccaggtgtatgggagtgtgtgtgttcagtcctaaccaggtgtgtctctccaggtattcccagccaggtgtatgggaggtgtgtgtgttcagtcctaaccaggtgtgtctccccaggtattcccagccaggtgtatgggaggtgtgtgtgttcagtcctaaccaggtgtgtctctccaggtattcccagccaggtgtatgggaggtgtgtgtgttcagtcctaaccaggtgtgtctctccaggtattcccagccaggtgtatgggagTGTGTAtgttcagtcctaaccaggtgtgtctctccaggtattcccagccaggtgtatgggagggtgtgttcagtcctaaccaggtgtgtctctccaggtattcccagccaggtgtatgggaggtgtgtgtgttcagtcctaaccaggtgtgtctctccaggtattcccagccaggtgtatgggaggtgtgtgttcagtcctaaccaggtgtgtctctccaggtattcccagccaggtgtatgggaggtgtgtgtgttcagtcctaaccaggtgtgtctctccaggtattcccagccaggtgtatgggaggtgtgtgttcagtcctaaccaggtgtgtctctccaggtattcccagccaggtgtatgggaggtgtgtgttcagtcctaaccaggtgtgtctctccaggtattcccagccaggtgtatgggaggtgtgtgtgttcagtcctaaccaggtgtgtctctccaggtgtATGGGAGGcgtgtgtgttcagtcctaaccaggtgtgtgtctccaggtattcccagccaggtgtatgggaggtgtgtgtgtgttcagtcctaaccaggtgtgtctctccaggtattcccagccaggtgtatgagaggtgtgtgttcagtcctaaccaggtgtgtctctccaggtattcccagccaggtgtatgggaggtgtgtgttcagtcctaaccaggtgtgtctctccaggtattcccagccaggtgtatgggaggtgtgtgtgttcagtcctaaccaggtgtgtctctccaggtattcccagccaggtgtatgggaggtgtgtgttcagtcctaaccaggtgtgtctctccaggtattcccagccaggtgtatgggaggCGTACCTAGGCCTTCACGTCCAGAAGCAGAACAGTAAGAACGTTCAGAAGAGGAACCTGCGTCAGGTGATCTCCCACCCGTACTACAATGCCTATACCTTCGACAACGACATCGCTCTGATGGAGCTAGACAGCCCTGTGACCTTTTCTGATTACATCAGACCCATCTGTCTGCCCTCCCCACAACACACCTTCCCCCAGGGTAACTCTGTCTGGATCACAGGATGGGGCGCCACACGAGAAGGAGGTGAGTGAGAATGTGGATGGGCTCGGTTTTCATTATACAGTATTAGTTATTAGAACTATATATACTGCATGATATTTGTGTTTGTTACTGAGTAGTTTTAATTATTTAATAGCAATGTTATAATATGTTAAATTATAATGCTCCCATTTCCTGCGTGGTGATAAGAACTAATGTGTCATTGCATGTATGTATGTTAGGCTCTGGTGCATCCGTCCTGCAGAAGGCCCAGGTCCGTATCATCAACAGTACTGTGTGTAATCGGCTGATGGGAGGACAGATCACCTCCAGGATGACGTGTGCTGGTGTGCTGACTGGAGGTGTGGACGCATGTCAGGTACTGAACTCTCTGTCCCTATGATAATACAGCCCATAATATAGGgctgctctggtcaacagtagtgctaaGATAGGATGATGTATATAtaaccacagggctctggtcaacagtagtgctgagataggatgatatatatatatatatatatatatataaccacagggctctggtcaacagtagtactgagataggatgatatatatatatatatataaccacagggctctggtcaacagtagtactgagataggatgatatatatatataaccacagggctctggtcaacagtagtgctgaGATAGGAtgatatatataaaacacagggctctggtcaacagtagtgctgagataggatgatatatatatatataaaacacagggctctggtcaacagtagtgctgaGATAGGATGATGTATATAtaaacacagggctctggtcaacagtagtgctgaGATAGGATGATGTATATAtaaccacagggctctggtcaacagtagtgctaaGATAGGATGATGTATATAtaaccacagggctctggtcaacagtagtactgagataggatgatatatatatatatatataaccacagggctctggtcaacagtagtgctgaGATAGGAtgatatatataaaacacagggctctggtcaacagtagtgctgagataggatgatatatatatataaaacacagggctctggtcaacagtagtgctgaGATAGGATGATGTATATAtaaacacagggctctggtcaacagtagtgctgaGATAGGATGATGTATATAtaaacacagggctctggtcaacagtagtgctgaGATAGGATGATGTATATAtaaccacagggctctggtcaacagtagtactgagataggatgatatatatatatatagaaccacagggctctggtcaacagtagtgctaaGATAGGATGATGTATATAtaaccacagggctctggtcaacagtagtactgagataggatgatatatatatatataaccacagggctctggtcaacagtagtgctaaGATAGGATGATGTATATAtaaccacagggctctggtcaacagtagtgctgagataggatgatatatatatataaccatacaCTTTCTCTCTCAGGGGGATTCTGGCGGGCCTCTGTCCAGTCCTGGTACTAGTCGTATGTTCCTGGCTGGAGTGGTGAGTTGGGGTGACGGCTGTGCCCGTAGGGACAAGCCTGGGATCTACAGCACCGTCACCAAGTTCAGGGGCTGGATCAAGGAGAAGACCGGCGTGTAACAGGACTCGGGGAAACGACTAGGAATGATGAGGACAACCGGCCGATGAACACGCCAGTACTGTACAGATTACTGGTTCGCCGGGACTCGCCCTCTACCCTCCTCCGCTCCCTTCCATTATCCAGGAGTGGTGAACTATTTTACACGCTTTGATCTCAGGCCTCACAATGCACTCCCTTTCATATCGATGGACTATGGACCGTTGGTTGGGTTTCTCTGTTGAAAGGCAGATGCCTTAATGTCTAAATGTTTATTATAATGACTGGTGTCTGAATGTGTATTTTTGTTATGAGGAGGAATAGGTGGTTTTGTGGTGAAAGTGTTTTTAAGAATTGTAAATAATGTCAAATTTTGTGCgtttttaaaaaaaatttttttttagatATATTAGTTTTGCCCATTGCAATCAGTCATTTGGATTGGATACACACAACATTTTCTGGTACGTTTTGCATAGGTAGGATTTGGGCCATTTTTAAGGTGTAACTGTAGAAAAACTGTTACATGCGCGTACACAAGGAGACGATGTGTTCCGTTGCTTGTTTTGTCATTGGATTTGAATCGTTTCCCCATAGGTTTTGTTTTCTCGTCATCTTTTAGAACGGTCTCTTAAATGTGAATTCAGACTCTTTTACTTGTTGCCCTTGTACTCATGAAGGGGGGTGGGGTTTGCATTCCAAATGGCGCCATATTCCCTATgaagtgtactacttttgaccaggatccaTAAGGGCTCTGTTTTGTTAAAGGTGGTACACTATGTatggaatggggtgccatttggaacacagggcTCAAACAGACGGGATGGAGCTGGGGTCAGACGGGATGGAGCTGGGGTCAGACGGGATGGAGCTGGGGTCAGACGGGATGGAGCTGGGGTCACTATCTACTATGATTTGGTGTTTGACGCAATAGTTTTTTGTTGAAATACCAGGAAGTTCTGATGCGACATGATGATGAataacttttatttttttaaatgtgatttATTCCTTGATgctcttcttttttttctcctcCCAACTTTATTTTTCATTTAATTTGGGTCCGACGTCAACGCTTTTACATCAGAATAAAGCTTCATTAGAGATCGTCTGTTCGGTTAGCATTGTGCATAGAAATACATTGATTTCACAACATCTTTTTTGAGGACATGTACAAATGATCGAATTTAACTTAGAAATTAAAACATTATCCAGCATTTATCAAATCAACCACTTACTGTAATTGTTTTTTATATATAAGTGTTTAAAATAAATATGAACGACCAAACTTTTGTATTTTCTTCAGTATATTTTAATGGTTATTTTTCTGATTACCCAGCCCAGCATTTGACCTCCCTGAAAATAAATATGAACGACCAAACTTTTCAAACTCTTCACTCTTCCTTCTGCAGATACACGTCCACTCTGTGGTTCTCCACTGCGGTAACACTCCGAGTCCTGTAAGATACCAGCCTGTGGGATGTAAATACACAAAAACagccttgttttttttaaagtctcGTCGTCTCCCAGACATCACACAGACGACCCCCGGGGGGGGGTCGGAAAGGGCTTTTGTGTTATTTTTTAGCAAATGGAAGGAGAGTTGAGTTTTCGTCTGTGTTATGTTGGTGTAGTGATGCCATTTACCCCTGGTGTCTGGGTAGTTGTGTAAGGACTAGATGACTGATGTGAATCCGTCTCTTCCTCCAGGCCAAGTACAGGAGGCGTTGAGAGTAGAAGTGAAGTGCTATGCTTCTGAACTTCTGAACAGTGTGACGTACGGAAACCACGAACTGGTGTATCTGATGAGACTCAAACTGCATCAGGGAAGGACTGGACACAATGGTCAACGGCACGTTAGAGTTGGCAAGACAATCACCGGATAAAGACATtaactgcatcccaaatagcaccctgttccctatatagtacacagcattagaccagggccctatggggataTATAGTACAcagcattagaccagggccctatggggataTATAATACAcagcattagaccagggccctatgggtatatatataatacacagcattagaccagggccctatggggataTATAGTACAcagcattagaccagggccctatgggtatATATAGTACAcagcattagaccagggccctatggggataTATAATACAcagcattagaccagggccctatggggataTATAATACAcagcattagaccagggccctatggggataTATAGTACAcagcattagaccagggccctatggggataTATAATACAcagcattagaccagggccctatggggatatatatagtacaccatatagggaatagggtcccatttgagatgcagacatTTAATAAATGAAGAACCAGATGCTAGTGTCTCACCCGGACACCAACATGACAGGTGTTTTCCTGACGTCTCCCTTCAACTGAATAAATAGCTGGGCTTCTAATGAGGTGTTTCCCTCCAGGTGCACCTCCAACAGGAACGGCGTCACTAGAAGGGCCATAAAGTgggttaaccaactgttcctgttcctgcacTAGAGGAAGGAACGGTAACCGTGTGTCCTGAGTTTCTGACCGCAGAAAGGGTCCGTTGCTGTGATGTCCAGGACCGCGGTCAGGGGCTGGAAGGTGATTGGTCGATCTGGAGGCAGCCAGCTGATGTCGTAGCCTACAGGAGAGAAGAACCAATAGCTGATGGTGTCTTGATGATGAAAACAGACAATCATCAACACCAGTTTCTTCATGTGTGAAAGACTCGTCTTTGTTCAGAGAGAGAAATGTGTGTCAGAGAGTTATGCTGTCTACATTATCTTGTCTCTTACCCAGCTGGTCTACATTATCTTGTCTCTTACCCAGCGGGTCTACATTATCTTGTCTTTTACCCAGCTGGTCTACATTATCTTGTCTCTTACCTAGATGGCCTACATTATCTTGTCTCTTACCCAAC
This Oncorhynchus masou masou isolate Uvic2021 unplaced genomic scaffold, UVic_Omas_1.1 unplaced_scaffold_3031, whole genome shotgun sequence DNA region includes the following protein-coding sequences:
- the LOC135534113 gene encoding suppressor of tumorigenicity 14 protein-like, which gives rise to MEHLDCEDKSDEANCDCGRSLFKTSRIVGGQDAEEGEFPWQVSLHIKNSGHVCGASIISQRWLVTAAHCVQDDAKTRYSQPGVWEAYLGLHVQKQNSKNVQKRNLRQVISHPYYNAYTFDNDIALMELDSPVTFSDYIRPICLPSPQHTFPQGNSVWITGWGATREGGSGASVLQKAQVRIINSTVCNRLMGGQITSRMTCAGVLTGGVDACQGDSGGPLSSPGTSRMFLAGVVSWGDGCARRDKPGIYSTVTKFRGWIKEKTGV
- the LOC135534112 gene encoding lipase member I-like → MCSDPTQAWIRSHQCFPEVDSSLSLDHTDAQYVDVVHTNFNPNEPVAPLGVSRPLGHVDFYIGRGYHLPGCPQALMKREQYLLCSHQRAYRLFISSIRSSCPLTAFPCQGVEDFQRALCTHCHHPGLNICPQLGYDISWLPPDRPITFQPLTAVLDITATDPFCVTPFLLEVHLEGNTSLEAQLFIQLKGDVRKTPVMLVSGPSLMQFESHQIHQFVVSVRHTVQKFRSIALHFYSQRLLYLAWRKRRIHISHLVLTQLPRHQGLVSYRTRSVTAVENHRVDVYLQKEE